CAACGAGCTCAAACATatagccaatgtcattaagaactatcttcagcacAAAGAAAAACAAGGACTCctagaagtgatgatatggcctccacagagccctgatctcgagtctgtctgggattacatgaagagacagaaggatctgagcaagcctacatccagagaagatctgtggttagtagtgatgagcggcaggggcaatattcgaatttgtgatattttgtgaatatttgggtgaatattcactatatattcgcgaattcgagaattcattatctccagtcattattttcttgattgcggaaatcggcaattgaaaaattagcgataaaaatttgcattatggaaattcgcattacgaaaattcgcaatcaacattactcctaaagtcaaagatactgcagccttctcattggcccacaagatagAAGcaaggagggatcatgtgtactgattatatCTCAAATATTCGAAatgacgaatatatatcactatattctaaatatttgcgaattctcgaagtgccgatattcgtgataaaaatttgcaatttgaatagtcgtgatcaacactagtggttagttctccaagacaTTTGGAACAATCTCCCTGCTTAATTCCTTCATAAACTGAGTGCAAGTGGACCTACAAGAAATGAATGTTGTGTTGAAGGCAAAGGTTGGTCACACCAAGTAttagatttagatttctcttgtttgtttactttgcattttgttagttgataaaaataaactattaacacttataTTTTTCAAAgcattctttctttgcagcattttccacacctgcctaaaacctTTGCatattactatatactgtatatagaaatcTAAATGGAAACCTCAGCCATGTCCCTTCCTTCTACTCCTTACTGCATCTTACTGCCTTGtctgtgaaaggaaaaaaaagattattaatCCTTGTCTATAATCTAAGCCCCGGCCCTTTGGCCATTACCTAGCTGAGAATAGATGAAATCAGATTTACCCTTGTGTTCTCTGCAGGATATCTACAAGACTGCTTGTTTCAATAACATGCAGAAAGTCCCGCAGACTGACAATGCAAACAAAACTATTCCCTTTATACTTTTAGCATTCGTTTCTAAGTTTAGTGTGTTAATCTACTCCGTTCGCAAAAAATACTTGCATCCTTCTAAATGAGCCATACATAAATCAgctatttttatatttgtgaaaCCACATTAATTCACAAATGAAAAGTGAATCTCAGAAGGAGACCAATTCCCATGGACAACTGAATGCAAAATACTACAGACATTATGGCATATTTTTACTTTTAATCTATCCAGGGGAttaattaaaatgtaacttttattaaaaTTTAAACAAATAGAACGCCTATGTGGAAGAACAAGAACAAAATAAATATTGAGGCTGTCACGGCACGCAGTCAGCATGACTTCCTCAACACTCTATTAGCACACATTTTCATCTAAACAACTCATTCTGTCCCTAGAGAATGGAGAGAGGAAAGTAGGAATTTTTTTtagagtagaaaaaaaaatattctctaaCTTCCTTTGTACCCTATGTGATAAtcattgactttttctgtggTTAAGCAAAAGATAAAATTGTAAACAGGTTCATCAATTATGGTGTAAAACAAAGTGACTTACAGGTAAAATCCTTAGAATTTTTCTTATTCTAACACGTAATAGTTGCAGAGAGTCAAACACTTCCTATCACTCCTCTCTGGACTATTTGTTCAATGGTATAACCTGCTACAACGGAAAACACAATATTTGCCCAGAATAAATCAGTAAGAGATTTCCATATGGTATTTATAATAAATGTGTTATTTTGCTGCTATATCTTGCTTTCATCATCTCTTGTCATTACTTTATGCAGCTACTGTTCACTGTTATCTTTCTCTGCATATGCCCCCATCTGTCCTTTTCTCCACAGCAGGAGTAATAGAAATTTGACACTTCCTTAGCAtaagctgcacaatacaattacacattaaaatggaaaaatatgcAATATTACTTTTATTATCTCCAGGTCTTGTCTCCAGATCACATGACACTAATGACAAAGTCAATGTCTTGTTTGTTCATAGAGATTCATTAAGCAATAACAATAATTTTTGCAATGAAGTAATAAATGATGTTTTAAATGATTATATCTTCCAGGCTAGACATGTGTAAGAAGAGGAAAGACATATTAGAACATCTGTGGCGTCAAGGTTTCTGCACATAATGAATGTTTccatggggaaaaaactgaacagggTCAGGATGAGCATCATTTAAAGGAGGCTGAAAATTATTTTACCTTCTCAGTGAGAAAGATGAATTTTACAAACTGCACAGCAGAAACAATATCAAACAAATCCAAGACGGTAACTGAAAAAATGCTGATTTCCTTAACGTTGGCTGTAATTACCACCCTGACTACACTGTTAAACTCTGCTGTCATCATTGCAATTTGCATGACCAAGAAATTGCATCAGCCTGCAAATTATTTAATATGTTCCTTGGCAGTTACAGATTTTCTAGTTGCTATTTTAGTTATGCCTTTAAGCATTGCCTATATAGTTATGGACACTTGGACCTTTGGTTATGTAATATGTGAAATATGGCTTAGCATTGACATGACATGCTGTACTTGTTCCATTCTTCACCTTTGTGTCATTGCACTTGACCGATATTGGGCAATTACTGATGCTATTGAATATGCTAGAAAACGAACTGTGAAACGGGCTGGAATAATGATCCTAAGTGTATGGACAATTTCTATCTTCATTTCCATCCCACCACTATTTTGGAGAAATCATAACAACATGAGTAATCAAAATAGTTGCATAATTCAACATGACCATGTTGTCTATACAATATACTCAACATTTGGGGCATTTTATATCCCTTTGACTTTAATACTTATTTTGTACTATAGAATTTACCATGCTGCAAAGAGCCTTTACCAAAAAAGGGGATCAAGCCGACACTTAAGCAACAGAAGTAATGATAGCCAAAACTCTTTTGCCCATTGTAAGCTTACACAAACATTCTGTGTGTCAGAGTTCTCCACCTCTGACCCTACCATGGAATTTGAGAAGATCAACGCATGCGTAAGAACCCCTCCATATGACAATGATATTGATCGTCAGCAACAGATCTCAAGCTCAAGAGAAAGAAAGGCAGCTCGAATATTAGGACTTATTTTGGGAGCTTTTATGATGAGTTGGTTGCCATTTTTTATCAAGGAACTTGTTGTTGGGCTTCACCTTTGCACGGTGTCTCCAGAAGTGGCTGACTTTCTAACATGGTTGGGTTATGTTAATTCTTTAATTAATCCACTTCTCTACACTAGCTTCAATGATGACTTTAAGATAGCCTTTAAAAGATTAATCAGATGCAAGGAGCACACATAAAGTATCCCAGGCATGACATCAGACTGTCAACTAAGCCTTAAAGGTGAGAACATACCACATGGTACTGGATCATTTTATGGACCACAGGActataaaattatgttttatctCTTATGGCTTTGTGTTTTCTTCATGTTCAGTCATGTAATGCAGTATTCTACCTCTgtttttaactggaaaaaaaaatcaaaaatacattttataagcTATAGTGACATTTCTAGTATTTATGTCAAGAAATTGTTACTAACCAAGGGCATAATGTACCAGACGAAGACCATGTGGCTGTGGTGGTGTTCTTGGATAGAGAAGGCATTGGTTAATCCAGTCTTCTTTACTAATAGGAGATGAGAATCTGTGCAGGACTCCCTTCTCCAGGGAATCTGCATGTTAGGCAAGGAAATAAATAACAGTCTTAAGGGTCAGAGAAAAGGCATGGATCCCAGGACCATTATGGGGGGCccaattttatttttgttgtgGGGATCCTTCTTTTTTTATGTATGGCACTGCAACCATTGACAAATTTGAAtagtgatttaaaggggttttccaaaggGGAGGAGGATTGGTGGCAGTGAGCTCAGAGGGGGGTAGAAAAATGACAGAATAGAATCAACTTATGTTCACCTCACTGATTCCTGGTTGCTTGTGTTCTTATGATGAGGAGGTTCCTGCTGCTTTCTACTTCCTGGTCTTGTCTTGACAAAGGATATATCCACTTTCAGCCAATGACTACTTAAGGCACGTTACCAAAGTCACTGATTGGCTAAGTGGGCATTTCCTTTGGATCAAGATGGGAGCAATAACTTCTGTAGAGACCAGCAGTGCCTGATCCGGGGCAGCGGGGAATCAGTGAGgtatcagttttttcttttttttagccCCTTATGAGCCCGCTACCAACAATTTTTTTCCTACTAGGAAATCCTTTAATGGTACGGCCTCACTGTTAGGTTTTCTGATgccgttttggaagccaaaaccaggagtcaaTTCAACTAAAAAGGATaagtcatacagtcctgatcaaaagtttaagaccacttgaaaaatggcaaaaaatcatattttacattgttggatcttaacaaggttccaagtagagcttcaacatgtaacaagaagaaataagagtgagacaaaacaggctgtttttcagctgatccaaattttaggaccaagTGCCTTTAAAagaccaaatctgtgcaaagatgtggattcattgtcattttctgtcaggtagtcacacgttgtgatggcaaaggcaaaaaaactctccctttttaaacgtggtcgggttgttgaactgcataagcagggtctctcacagtgcgccatcgctgctgaggtgggacgcagtaagacagtcatttgaaatttcttaaatgatcctgagggttatgtaaCAAAAAAGTCTAGTGGAAGACCCAaagaaatgtcatcagcactgagccagaggatccaattggctatccgtcaagacactggacgatcctggatccaaattaaggcccttactggtgctgactgtagcctcataaccatcagacggcatctgagactgaagggctgtaaaaacaaaaaacgtcttcaaagacctcgtctccttgaacgccacagaactgctcgtttggactttgcaagagagcaccaaacatgggacattcaaaggtggaagaaagttttattctctgatgagaaaaaaatttaaccttgatggtcctgatggtttccaacattactgacatgactagcagatcccacctgagatgatttctatgcgccacagtggagggggtgccataatggtctggggtgctttttccttcagtggaacaatggagcttcaggaagtgcaggggcgtcaaacggtcgctggctatgtccagatgttgcagagagcattccttgatgactgagggccctcgtctgtgtggtaacgactgggtttttcaacagtacacaatgcaggacaagggacttcttccaggagaataacatcactcttttggcccatcctgcgtgttcgaCTGATCTatatccaattgagaacctttgtggATGGATGGCaagagaagtttacaaaaatggacaacagttccagacagtagatggtcttcgtgcggccgtcttcaccacttggagaaatgttcccactcacctcatggaaacgcttgcatcaagcatgccaaaacgaattttgataaagtgataaacaataacggcggagctactcattactgagttcatgtttagaagttggatttctgttttgggggttttagtttttttttgggaggtgtggtcctaaacttttgatcagcttaaaaacagcctgtttcagtttattcgttgttttcattaaattgaatgctcaaaaaatgttttgtctcactcccatttcttcttgttgcatgttgaagctctacttggaaccttgttaagatctagccatgctaaatatgatttttttgtcatttttcaagtggtcttaaacttttgatcaggactatatctgtcctttatactttctcttccATTATGATCCagttctgattttggcttcttaAACTGCATCTGGAAATTTGACTGTGTGGCCGCAACCTAAGAGAGCAAGATCCAGTCTTCATGATACTTTCAAAATTTATGTATAAACAAATTTTTCCCAGTATTCAGAGGTGTTTCATTGATTTGTTCTTATTTATTGAATACATCCTCACATAAAAGATAATATGGGAAGTAATCTGTTGTTATCGCAAACACTCTGAATGATTAAATATGATGTTTCATCTGACACAGGAAAATTGTATTTGTGTCAAACAATACAAATGCCAAATCTCATATTACCTAACAAAGTACCATATTTTTAGCTGTATAAGatgccctttttttccccaaaagtgagggaaaaatggctgtgcatcttataaagtgaatactagtgagcacttccattatgaatTAGGTGCCGGGAGCGAAGGGCGAAGCGGCGCAAGCACTTGTGGTACTCTCCCTTACCCGTACTTCCTTCCTGCGGCCAGCGCTTTACTGTCCTGACCGCGTTCAGTGTCAAGACGTAgcgcgtgcactatgacctgattcTGCACAGTCAGATGACAGAGCAGCACAGACCAGAAAGACAGTGGAGCAAGACTTCTGCTGGAGGTGGAGGAGCCACGGCGCAGGACAGGTAAGAGGAGATTTTTATttgaatctgatctgaggtctgaaggggtctaacattgagggctgatctgaggtctgatgggggtctgacactgtgggctgatctgaggtctgatgggggtctaacatTGAAGGCTTATCTGCAGTCTGGCGAGGggctgacctgaggtctgatgggggtctgatactatgggctgatctgagatctgatagggttctgacatggagggctgatttgATATCCGGATTAGGGGGtcagatgtgatgtcctgatatgggggcctgaactgatgtcctgatatttatgggggtctgatctgaggatctgatatgaggtctgaaaaatatttttttcttattttcctcctcttaaacctggggtgtgtcttatcatcgggtgtttcttataaggtaaaaaaatacggtaagtggtGTTGAAGTAATGAACACATCATTTTTATCCCACTGACATTGTTTTTGCCAGGGGCTTGataattgtggggatttgctctggtagacaggttagcggatgcagtatagaggcaaggaaccaggttgttaatcaaacttctgtgttttattcacactcagcaaaacataacagtcttggtgcttgttcatacacagcaaaacaaaacagTGTTCACCTTgaatcctaggtgtcagttcacacccggctgaatgctcagccacagaaaagttcactGGCAGTCTTCCAGGTCGCCTGCATGCCTGTTTGCAGACTTCAGCCTTCAGCACAGAGGACTCCACAGCTtgactgtcagatggaggtaaaatccaccccacctgatagtgctgactgcttttaagcctgccaagaccagacctggaacgtggggagtagccacccacccagcactttggctactcccagtaaaagccgtcccggatcagcttacagtcatactaaacagctgaagtgtcagactgcaatcttcAATAATGACACTTTACaaaaactggctcttacctcaccgaggccgggaacctcggtgacacataccgaccATGAATGATGGcctcttgttccttcctacatagTATATACAGTCACAAATGAATGTCTTCAAAACATCTAGGAACATCTAGGAAAGTCTCAGCAGCGGCGGTAGTTCCCATTCAAAATGATCTTGACAATATTAGCTGATTTTTGCAGGACTATGTAGCGCAAAAGAGATCAGGTAAGGTTTTAAACATTTACATCCTAGAAAAGAAAGGGCTTTAATGGGCTACATACATGTAAACTGAAATGTTTATTGCATTGTATCTTCAAGTAAAACAGTGGGGTCAGAGAATGTAGTCATTCATTTTGGTTGAGGCAGCTAGTGAAACTTGCTGATCgccataaaagaaaaaactaaaatgctcAGGTAATACGTATAATACGTACATGAGTTCAGGGGTCTGTGGATCCTAGGCAGCACTCTCCATATCTATTCCAGCTTCCATTTTAATCTCAATACGACAATCACATGGCATCACTAGAAATGCATTTTTGATTGGCAGATGTATTACACTACTTACATGtttatttat
The genomic region above belongs to Bufo gargarizans isolate SCDJY-AF-19 chromosome 4, ASM1485885v1, whole genome shotgun sequence and contains:
- the HTR1E gene encoding 5-hydroxytryptamine receptor 1E codes for the protein MNFTNCTAETISNKSKTVTEKMLISLTLAVITTLTTLLNSAVIIAICMTKKLHQPANYLICSLAVTDFLVAILVMPLSIAYIVMDTWTFGYVICEIWLSIDMTCCTCSILHLCVIALDRYWAITDAIEYARKRTVKRAGIMILSVWTISIFISIPPLFWRNHNNMSNQNSCIIQHDHVVYTIYSTFGAFYIPLTLILILYYRIYHAAKSLYQKRGSSRHLSNRSNDSQNSFAHCKLTQTFCVSEFSTSDPTMEFEKINACVRTPPYDNDIDRQQQISSSRERKAARILGLILGAFMMSWLPFFIKELVVGLHLCTVSPEVADFLTWLGYVNSLINPLLYTSFNDDFKIAFKRLIRCKEHT